The Morganella morganii sequence TCGACCTGATTATTAAAGGTCTGAAAGCCGAAAACGTCCGCAAAGTACACCTGATGCCGCTGATGCTGGTCGCCGGTGACCATGCCATCAATGATATGGCCTCCGATGAAGAAGATTCCTGGAAAACACAGCTGGAACAGGCCGGAATCGAGGCTACCGCATGGTTACAGGGCATGGGTGAGAACAATATGATCCGTCAGATGTTTGTCGAACACCTGGCGCAGACAATGGATAACGGGGAGTAATATCCGCACATGAGTCAGCAAACAGAAAAACCACAGGGCAGACTTTACGCTATCGGCACCGGTCCCGGTGCCAGTGACCTTATCACGGTGCGCGGCGCACGGATTATCAGCGAGCTGGATATCCTGTATGCCCCGGCCGGTAAGAAAGATGCCCCGAGCCTGGCACATACCATTGTCGCCCCGTATATCACCGGTAAAACTACGGTGAAAACCTATCACTTCCTGATGAAAGCGCCTCAGGAAGCGAAAGAAGCAGTCTGGGATGATGTCGCGAAAGCGATTCAGGAGGATGTGGCTGACGGTAAAAAAGTCGGCTTTATCACCCTGGGCGATTCCATGCTGTTCAGTACCTGGGTTTCCCTGCTGGAGCGTATCGGCAATCAGCCATGGCTGGAAGTGATTCCGGGCGTGACCTCGTTTGCGGCTATCGCTTCACGGGCCGTTGTCCCGCTGGCAATGGAAAACCAGAGCCTTGCTGTCATGTCGTGTACCGCATCTCCCGAAGAACTGGAGCATGCGATCACGCATCATGAATGCATTGTGTTAATGAAAGTCTATGGTCGTTTACAACAGGTACGCGATCTGCTCCGCCGCCATGATTTGTTTGATCATGCCATCCTGATGGCCGATGCCACACTGGAAACTGAACAGTGCTGGCGGCGCCTGGATGAGATCGACGACGAACAGACACTGCCTTATTTCTCAACGGTATTAATTAATAAAACCCGGAAATAATTCGGTGAGGTTGTTATGCAACAGAAACTCACGCAGTTCTCGTTAACCGGTGCCGCCGTCACAATTCTGCTGATGATTGCACCCCAGGAAGCCTTTGCCATGCATATCATGGAAGGCTTTTTACCGCCGATGTGGGCGATTGCCTGGTGGCTGATTTTCCTGCCGTTCCTCGGCGCGGGGATTGTCCGCCTTAAAGCGATTGTTCAGGAAGATGCCAACCAGAAAGTTCTGCTGGCACTGTGCGGCGCCTTTATCTTTGTGCTTTCCGCGCTGAAGATCCCGTCAGTGACCGGCAGCTGCTCTCACCCTACCGGGGTGGCACTGGCGGTGATCCTGTTCGGGCCATCCGTGGTGGCCGTGCTCGGCTCCATCGTGCTGCTGTTCCAGGCATTGCTGCTGGCGCACGGCGGCCTGACCACCCTCGGTGCCAACGGCATGTCGATGGCGGTTATCGGACCGATTATCGGCTACCTGGTCTGGCGTTTCACCACCAAACTGGGCTGGCGTAAGGATGTCTGCGTCTTCCTTGTCGCGGTGATAGCGGATTTAACCACCTATTTTGTCACCTCGGTGCAGCTCGGTGTCGCTTTCCCGGATCCGCAGATGGGGATGGGTGCGGCGATCCTGAAGTTCATGGGTATCTTCTGTCTGACTCAGGTACCAATTGCGATTGCGGAAGGTCTGCTGACGGTACTGGTTTATGATCAGCTGGTGAAACGTAACCTGGTGGGTAACGAGGTGCGGGCATGAAAAAGACACTGATTTTACTGTTTCTGACTGTTGCGATTTTTGTCATCCCGTTCTTTATCGATCATGGCGGTGAATACGGCGGTTCAGACGATCAGGCAGAGCAGCAGATCCTCGCTATCGCGCCGGATTATGAGCCCTGGTTTGAGTCTCTGTACGAACCGGCCAGTGGTGAAATCGAAAGTCTGCTGTTTACATTACAGGGCTGTCTGGGCACTGCAGTGATTTTCTACGTGCTCGGTTACTACCGCAGCGGCCGGAAAAATGCAAAGCCTTGATGCGCTGAGTTATCAAAGCCGCTGGCGTCAGCGTGACCCGGGGATGAAGTTTGCCTTCTGGGTCGTGATGATGGTTCTGGCCATGAGCCTGCCGCCGGCAGGCCAGGCGGCTTTATTGCTGTGTATTGCGGCGTTTACCTGCTGGTTACTGCGGGTATCGCCGCTCCGCTATCTTAAATGGCTGCTGATCCCGTTCAGTTTTCTGGCTGTGGGTCTGGTGGCCATTATTATCTCATTTGCCCGCACACCGGACACTCTGCTGTGGGGCATTCAGATTGGTCAGTACTGGGTTGGCCTTGATCCCGCCGGTCTGACAACTGCCAATCAGACCTTCTGGCGCAGCATGGCGGCTCTCGCTGCCACCTTCTGGTTTATGCTCAATATGCCGTTTGAGCAGCTGATTAAACTGATGAAACGCGGCCGTCTGCCGCTGGTGCTGATCGAGCAGATCCTGCTGACCTGGCGCTTTATCTTTATCTTTCTGGAAGAAGCCGCCACCATTTACCACGCACAATCCCTGCGCTTCGGCTACCGCAACCTGCGCACCGGCTACCGCTCACTGGCGATGCTGGTCACCATGCTGTTTTCCCGCGTGATGATGCGCTATCAGCAAATGTCCGTCGCACTGAATGTGAAGCTCTATCAGGGAGATTTCCACCTATGAATCATCACCCTCAATTATCGGTCAGCGGTCTCACATTCCGCTATCAGGACGATAATATCCTGAAAAACCTGACGATGGATTTCGGCGCGCACCAGGTCACCGGGATTATCGGTGCCAACGGCTGCGGAAAATCCACCCTGTTTATGAACCTGTCCGGTATTCTGAAACCACAGGACGGTCAGGTGAACTGGCGGGGTAATCCGCTGAAATACGACAAAAAATCCCTGCTGGAACTGCGTCAGCATGTGGTGACCGTTTTTCAGGATCCGGATATGCAGATTTTCTACACCGATGTGGACAGTGATATCGCTTTCGCCCTGCGCAATCTCGGGGTGGAAGAGGATGAAATCAAACACCGCACCGATGAGGCACTGCGTCTGGTGGATGCGCTCGCCTTCCGTGACAAACCGGTGCAGCACCTGAGTTTCGGACAGAAAAAACGCGTGGCAATTGCCGGGGCGCTGGTGATGCAGTCAGATTATCTGCTGCTCGATGAACCGACGGCCGGGCTGGATCCTGCCGGACGTCAGCAGATGATCGATCTGCTGGCCCGTATTGCCGCAGCCGGTAAACACATTGTGATTTCCAGCCATGACATTGATCTGATTTATCAGGTCTGTGATGGTATTTACGTGATGTCGCACGGCGAAGTATGCGGCCACGGCACGCCGGAGTCCGTTTTCCTGCAAAAAGAGATGATCACCGCCGCCGGGCTGGAACAGCCGTGGCTGGTCAAACTCCACTGCGAAACCGGACTGCCGCTGTGCAAAACTGAACAGGCGCTGTTTGCACAATTGCAGCAGCAGACAACTCCCGCCGCCGGAACACACGAGGTAATGGCATGACATTTTCACTGATGATCCAGGGTACTGCTTCCGATGTCGGAAAAAGTGTATTAGTTGCCGGATTCTGCCGGATTTTTTCTCAGGATGGCTATCACTGCGCGCCGTTCAAATCACAGAATATGGCACTGAACTCGGGGATCACCCGTGACGGCAAAGAGATGGGCCGGGCGCAGATCTTTCAGGCGGAAGCTGCCGGTATAGAACCGGATGTGCGCATGAACCCGGTTCTGCTCAAACCGACCTCTGACCGCAAATCCCAGGTGATTCTGATGGGAAAAGTCGCGCAGAATATGGATGCGGCAGAGTATCACCTCTACAAACCTCAGCTGAAAGCCATGATCCGTGATGTTTACAATGACCTGGCTTCTGAGCACGACATCATTGTGCTGGAAGGTGCGGGCAGCCCGGCGGAGATCAATCTGCGCGACGGCGATATTGTGAATATGGGCATGGCGGAGATGATAGACGCACCGGTGATCCTGGTAGCAGATATCGATCGCGGTGGTGTGTTCGCCTCGATTTACGGCACACTCGCCCTGCTGACAGACGACGAACGCGCCCGGGTGATCGGCGTGATCATCAATAAATTCCGCGGTGATGTCGCCCTGCTGATGCCGGGCATTAAACAAATCGAAGACCTGACCAACGTTCCGGTGCTCGGCGTACTGCCGTGGCTGGATGTGGATCTGGAAGATGAAGACGGGGTAGCGTTACAGGTCGGCAAATATGACGGCAAAACGGAGGAAGTGCTGGATATTGTGGTGGTTCAGCTGCCGCACATTGCCAACTTCACCGATTTCAATGCCCTTGCCGCCCAGCCGGATGTCCGCCTGCGTTATGAATCCGATCCGCTGCTGGTCGGTGAACCGGATCTGCTGATTATCCCGGGCAGCAAAAACACCCTCGGTGATCTGCTGTGGCTGCGTCAGAAAGGAATGGATAAAGCCATTCTCACCCGCCATGCACAGGGTACACCGGTTGCCGGGATCTGCGGCGGCTATCAGATCCTCGGTAAACATATTTATGATGATGTCGAATCCGGATTATCCGATCTGCCGGGACTGGGGCTGCTCGATATCACCACCCGCTTCTCACCGGAAAAAAATACCACCCAGACCGCCGGAACCGTGTGCGGCGCACTGCCGGGGATCTGGTCAGCCTGTCAGGGTGAACCGATCAGCGGCTACGAGATCCACATGGGCGTATCCGAAACCGGCGCGGATGCCATCCCGTTTGCACAGATGCATGAGAAAAACCGCGAGCCGTGCAACCATGCTGACGGTGCGGTCAGCCCGGACGGCAGTGTGATGGGCTCTTATCTGCACGGAATTTTTGACCGCAACAATTTCACCCGTCCGCTGCTCAATCAGCTGCGGAAAAAGAAAGGGCTGGAGCCCCTGCCGGAGAGCACGTTTGATTATGCGCTGCATAAAGAACAGCAGTTTAATATTCTGGCGCAGCAGATGCGGGAACACCTCAATATTGATGAAATCTGCCGTCTGATGCGTGTACACAAGGAGAAAACAGCATGATTTTAATTACCGGCGGCGCCCGCAGCGGTAAAAGCAGTTTTGCTGAAGAACTGGTGGATAACCGCTGTCACAGTGCGCTCTATATCGCCACCTCAGTGGTGACGGATGATGAAATGGCCGCCCGCGTGGCACGCCATAAGGCCGATCGCCCGCAGCACTGGCGTACGTGGGAAGGTTTTAAAAACATTGCCCATGCTATCCGTTATGAACGCAAACCGGGCGAAGGGGTGATGCTGGAATGCATCACCACGCTGATTGCCAATCTGCTCTATGACGCCTCGGGCGGCGCGGATCCGGACACGCTCGATTACGCACAACTGGAGATCGGCATCAACAGCGAAATCGACCATATTATTGATGCCTG is a genomic window containing:
- a CDS encoding cobalt-factor II C(20)-methyltransferase, producing MSQQTEKPQGRLYAIGTGPGASDLITVRGARIISELDILYAPAGKKDAPSLAHTIVAPYITGKTTVKTYHFLMKAPQEAKEAVWDDVAKAIQEDVADGKKVGFITLGDSMLFSTWVSLLERIGNQPWLEVIPGVTSFAAIASRAVVPLAMENQSLAVMSCTASPEELEHAITHHECIVLMKVYGRLQQVRDLLRRHDLFDHAILMADATLETEQCWRRLDEIDDEQTLPYFSTVLINKTRK
- a CDS encoding energy-coupling factor ABC transporter permease, which codes for MQQKLTQFSLTGAAVTILLMIAPQEAFAMHIMEGFLPPMWAIAWWLIFLPFLGAGIVRLKAIVQEDANQKVLLALCGAFIFVLSALKIPSVTGSCSHPTGVALAVILFGPSVVAVLGSIVLLFQALLLAHGGLTTLGANGMSMAVIGPIIGYLVWRFTTKLGWRKDVCVFLVAVIADLTTYFVTSVQLGVAFPDPQMGMGAAILKFMGIFCLTQVPIAIAEGLLTVLVYDQLVKRNLVGNEVRA
- a CDS encoding energy-coupling factor ABC transporter substrate-binding protein; amino-acid sequence: MKKTLILLFLTVAIFVIPFFIDHGGEYGGSDDQAEQQILAIAPDYEPWFESLYEPASGEIESLLFTLQGCLGTAVIFYVLGYYRSGRKNAKP
- a CDS encoding energy-coupling factor ABC transporter transmembrane protein — protein: MQSLDALSYQSRWRQRDPGMKFAFWVVMMVLAMSLPPAGQAALLLCIAAFTCWLLRVSPLRYLKWLLIPFSFLAVGLVAIIISFARTPDTLLWGIQIGQYWVGLDPAGLTTANQTFWRSMAALAATFWFMLNMPFEQLIKLMKRGRLPLVLIEQILLTWRFIFIFLEEAATIYHAQSLRFGYRNLRTGYRSLAMLVTMLFSRVMMRYQQMSVALNVKLYQGDFHL
- a CDS encoding ATP-binding cassette domain-containing protein, producing the protein MNHHPQLSVSGLTFRYQDDNILKNLTMDFGAHQVTGIIGANGCGKSTLFMNLSGILKPQDGQVNWRGNPLKYDKKSLLELRQHVVTVFQDPDMQIFYTDVDSDIAFALRNLGVEEDEIKHRTDEALRLVDALAFRDKPVQHLSFGQKKRVAIAGALVMQSDYLLLDEPTAGLDPAGRQQMIDLLARIAAAGKHIVISSHDIDLIYQVCDGIYVMSHGEVCGHGTPESVFLQKEMITAAGLEQPWLVKLHCETGLPLCKTEQALFAQLQQQTTPAAGTHEVMA
- a CDS encoding cobyric acid synthase; this encodes MTFSLMIQGTASDVGKSVLVAGFCRIFSQDGYHCAPFKSQNMALNSGITRDGKEMGRAQIFQAEAAGIEPDVRMNPVLLKPTSDRKSQVILMGKVAQNMDAAEYHLYKPQLKAMIRDVYNDLASEHDIIVLEGAGSPAEINLRDGDIVNMGMAEMIDAPVILVADIDRGGVFASIYGTLALLTDDERARVIGVIINKFRGDVALLMPGIKQIEDLTNVPVLGVLPWLDVDLEDEDGVALQVGKYDGKTEEVLDIVVVQLPHIANFTDFNALAAQPDVRLRYESDPLLVGEPDLLIIPGSKNTLGDLLWLRQKGMDKAILTRHAQGTPVAGICGGYQILGKHIYDDVESGLSDLPGLGLLDITTRFSPEKNTTQTAGTVCGALPGIWSACQGEPISGYEIHMGVSETGADAIPFAQMHEKNREPCNHADGAVSPDGSVMGSYLHGIFDRNNFTRPLLNQLRKKKGLEPLPESTFDYALHKEQQFNILAQQMREHLNIDEICRLMRVHKEKTA
- the cobU gene encoding bifunctional adenosylcobinamide kinase/adenosylcobinamide-phosphate guanylyltransferase, translated to MILITGGARSGKSSFAEELVDNRCHSALYIATSVVTDDEMAARVARHKADRPQHWRTWEGFKNIAHAIRYERKPGEGVMLECITTLIANLLYDASGGADPDTLDYAQLEIGINSEIDHIIDACKESECPVYIVTNELGMSITPENRLARHFVDIAGRINQKLARQAEQVWLVVSGIGVQLK